Genomic window (Ostrea edulis chromosome 9, xbOstEdul1.1, whole genome shotgun sequence):
GAACCATTGGGCTcttattttttgacgttttgTTGTTAATTATGTGAACAAGTACTAAATCGTCGACATGCAATAGCACTTTGTTGGAAGCTATTTTTTCCCCAGGTAACAACACATAACACTAATGGGTCAAGCAAAGTTATATCTTTCCTCAAACCCTGAATCAGGTCATTAAATGTTTCTATAAATACACGTGTACAACCCACATCTGAAGGTCCAACTTAATCTCATTTGATTTATTTACACCTTGCAATGATTCTACAAAATGCTCTACCAGCAGGTGATGCTATTACCACAAAAAACTGTCCACATCACTGAATCTATTCCTAACCCTAAAATGACAAGCTACATATGTAGTACAAGGACCTTGTGTATTTCCTGGTGCAACTGAGACGCTTAAATATTGGcacaatttctgaaaatgatgCATTaatttttggcacactgattttgactatggattactccatttgtctgatcaagatatggggcttgtggcgggtttgaccggtcgataggggatgtttactcctcctaagcaccttgtcccatctctggtatatccaggaatccgtgtttgaccaactttgacaaactttctattttgtattccttataggcgttatgagattggtctctgttcgttatcttcacctttcattcgtTAGAAGTAGCAGATGCAACAAATACGAACTTATCCAAGTAATGTACAATTCCATCATTATATGATATggtatatattgtaaatataaaaatgttctcGAACCATGAACAAAATGCTGAACAGCCTACTAGGAGGCACTAGTCAATAAAGTATGAATACCTAGCAGACAAAATTCTCGAGGACTCATTACTAAAAGCCTAAAGGCACtacaaatgtttatttttgcaCGAGCGTCTTCTTTCCTTTATTTTGAATTGTGGCAACCATCAGATGAAGCGTGGTTGACTGAACTAACTTGCTGATCTAGGATTGTAATCATGCGTCATGCACCAAACTTGCTTTTTTCGGTAACCTAACAGGATTTCACCTTAAATTGGACATTGCTGGGGCTGGAGAGGGACCTAAAAATCTACCCAGATTAACTCCTTAGACTTTCTTAATCTTGACTGTTAATTCGCTGGAGTGAATGGTCGCAGATTTCATGTTCTTTTATTCAATCCCAATTCTAGGTCcctgataaaaaaaacttctttgAAAACCATGTGCCAATATGTTGGGAACTTCTTCGTCCGGATAACTAATTAACAATTTGTGCAGATTAACAGTGCTAGTAGGAGTATGTCACAAGTGTCATAATTCATCGAGTACGTATGTTTATTCAGAAAAACAATCTGTTTACAGCATGTGATTAACAAAATACGAAGATGTGGCAACAGTGACTATAGCAGATGCTGGTGGATGGGCAGTAAAGAGGCGAGTTGGCCTCTGCGAGTACCCAGGACGGATTGCTGTGGAGCAGGCTTTAACTGGGGAATTGTTTGACATTGCTAATCTGGGAAGGCCTACAATTCAAATAAGGGTGTCATCCATTACACTTGACACAAATATGCAAAAACCTATATTTCTGCTTTTTACAAAATCCCTGGAAGATACACGAATGCTATTTGAAATGCTTTGGAGaattttgattattgtttaGCACTGCATGTAGGCTGTATATAAAACAGCCGTATCTCTGCATCAGCAGAACCCTAAATGAGGGTGGAATCAGTGGGTTTCTTCAATCAGAATGCCATACTGAAGATTCCGTATTTTACGTGAGTATTTAATACAATGTATCGCAAAATGTCTCGTAGATGTCAATTCGCGTAATCATGAATTCGCGAGTGCTCTATTGATCAagagttttacatgtatttcagcaatataAAGATAAAAACGTGTAATGTTTTTTCGCGTTTTTTGGTGCTTCTCGTGAAATTACACGATAATAAATCCCACGCTTATGTTTAAGAAATTACAGTAATCTCTGCAACTGAGAGAATTTGGTAAACGTTCTGCACTCTTGATTCCTAATTGTTGTCATGGAACGAATTAAGCTTATAGCTTGCGTAGACTGTTTAGTACAATGATTTGAAGCAAAAATCAAAAAGGCATCAATGGACATTATTGTATGCGCTCGTGAATAATTCTATATGAAACGATTTTTATTTTCCTTCTTGGCGCACAATTTTAATGATATAAGGTAATAATTAATATCACCATTTTCAGTTCATATATTATTTTGAGAGGAACCCTATTAGTTGGAGGAGGGAGAATGCGTAAAAGAAGAAAGGAGGAGAGCGCGGGAGAGGCAGACCTAATTCCTAACCGCCCAACCACTACTCTACATGGGGATATATAATCCTATCTCAAATACagagaaatattaaaatgagTTATCTTCCTTCGCACTGTGTTCTAGACATACATTGCCAGtagcggatccagaaattgtcAAACGGGAAGCACAGTATAAGACTGTCTTGAAGGCCGCAGGAGGTGAGACCCCTGGACTTAatgaattctgactaaataagTCTTAAATATGTTTTACATGTAGTGGGGTTTGTTTtgtggttggtttttttttttttttttgggggggggggggcatttgtgAGGGGGTTTGCCCGGTGCTGGATCCGCCAGTGATCGAATAGGTGTGGATAAATCATAAGAAATCAGCGGTGGACAAGAAACCAAAAATACACGTGCCTTGGCAGAATAAATTGGTCAAATGGTCTCCCATGGTCACATGATTTCCTGTATATGTCTTATTAACTTAAAACcgtaataaacatttttatagtTGTCAATCTACACTGCGTTTGCTTCTAAAGTTTATAAAATCTTCACTACAAAGAGGAAAAAATCAACACAATTGGTGTCactttatgaaaggtgaatggTGAGAATTGAATTCGGCAAAACAATATTGAACCCTTAATCGTCACtatatacatatgatatttGAGTGTACAGTTTCTTATGTTTTAGAGATCAAACCTCTCGTCAATCTAAAGATTCCATAGATTCGCATCCAAAGTCTTTGCACCCCTTCTGAAAAATCCTGGACACTAATCTGTCAATATATGAAGTGGTGGATCCTGTAGGAGCTGGGGGTTGAAATGGTCACCGCAAGGGGAAAACGATTCCGTATATTATAAGTTGTCTTTGGCTGTTCATTGTCATAAATAGGGCACATTAAATGGacacatattgtacatgtagtaaattttattttacgaCATAATATCAACAAAGACATTTGAACAGTGTATGTAACATGGTATTACacgtatatacattgtacatgattATGATGCACTTAAGGTTAAACATGGGGCATGCTTCTATCTCTTTCTTTCTGTCTCTTTCTTCTTTCCTCTCCAACTTCCCTTACACAGTTACAGCTCAAGTTATACTCTGATAAGTcatgactctctctctcttctctctctctttctcaaaAACTTAAATGCGAACTGTCTCAAGTATCATACATGAACGCGTATGACACGTGATACACAAATACGACGGTGGGAAATGTTACGTACCGGCTCTGTCATGTTTTCACCACAACTTCACGTGGACAAGTAAAACACCCATGACCACAACGCTGACCCGAGTTGTTACAAAATAATGAATCTTAACGGCGGTGGACCCTCCTCAATGTGTATGTACTTATAGACTAGTATATCAGTATGTACATGAATGTACCTATAAACTAGTATAtcagtgtgtacatgtacttataaactacatgtagtatatcaGTGTGTACATCTACGTATAAACTAGTATatcagtatgtacatgtacctataaaCTAGTATAtcagtgtgtacatgtacttataaactacatgtagtatatcagtgtgtacatgtacttataaactagtatatcagtgtgtacatgtacttataaactacatgtagtatatcagtgtgtacatgtacgtataaaCTAGTATATCagtgtgtacatgtacctataaaCTAGTATAtcagtgtgtacatgtacttataaactacatgtagtatatcagtgtgtacatgtacatataaactaGTATATCAGTGTGTACACAGGGctgtaaattaaccttcaatttggaggaggcaggaaattaggcgggggtctgggggccgcccaggcccccagacgctgagcacattttgtgcacactgaacacgtttcgtgcaaaatccttgattctagggccttctaagatgttacttgactaactcattctaaaagaaagatttggaatgctttttaagggaggtatcatgttcttagttattggaaacaacataaattctaatgaactttaaattttaattttttttggctcaaaagttggaggaggcagctgcctcctccgcctccatgtaatttacggccctggtacatgtacatataaactaGTATATCAGTGTGTACATCTACGTATAAACTAGTATATcagtgtgtacatgtacgtataaaCTAGTATATcagtgtgtacatgtacgtataaaCTAGTATAtcagtgtatacatgtacatataaactaGTATATCAGCGTTTTTAAAGTCGTTATGGTATAAATATTTGATCCAGTTGTTCCCTTGGCATGCAAATATTTCTCCGAATAGCTTGGAAATAAGTAGCACTATTTTCATGAATACAGAGTCATTATAATCCAACCAAATTCAGTTCCGTCGCCGAAATGTTAGAAAAACCATATCCTTTATTCATCAatcctaatacatgtataacgaaGGCTATGGTTAAATTTAACTGAGAGTGGTCCTATATTCCTTGAAAGGACTGTTTTATAGACCAACAAACGTTATaaagacagacggacgacggggCACATTTCCATCAAAAACTCATCCGACTCAGCTCAGTTGAGTTAAAATCTCTACAGGTAGTGATTGCTcatatacaaaaatatgttgTGTTTTCTAGAAGTGAGCGAGTCTGCGCTGGGgcacatgtataaaaataacaCCTTCCATAACGCTACACGTCGGCATACGGTCGGTCCCTTTTGGGTGTGCTAGCACAGCAAGAAAACATGGCGGCGAACAATGTGAGGGCGGCTCCCCCTGCCGTTAAGTAAAATGCCCAATAGAATGTGCAGGTTCCTGGAAAAGATAGAACacataataatataaagaatgTATTTTCATCTGATATGTGAATATACCAGAACTGGTCTCTGGTTTCGAAAGGATTACAACAGTAATAATATGCAATTACGAAAACCACTTGGACCCGATTACGTAATAATTACAAAATAGTTGTCtcaatttctttgtttttctaaCAAAGTCTCCGATTTTATGGTTCTATTCGAATTTCATATCATATAGCTGACTTTGATAAGATTAAATCTATATAATCTATCACAAAATTTATGAGCCTGATaagacaaacatttataaattaCTTTAGAATCATCTAAAACGTGCCATTCTATAAGACAGATGATTGTTTTCTGGCAAGTAAAACGTTTTTAATACAATATCTTGAAAGAAAGGAAATAAAAGCACGACATGATAGGGCATCTTATCTCCCAGGTACACCTAAATCCTGTTCAATCAGCGTTtctcaaaataaaaacataaattggTGTAATTTCGCAAAAATCATCCCCGTTTTATAGATTAATTTGACTGAAGGCTCTGCAGGTATAAAACAGAAACACGATAGTTCGCCAGATACAAAGAGATAATGGCTGCTTCCGACACGGTTTCTTCCTTGACTTCCGGCGGTCGCATGCGCCCCCACACTATGAAACGGCAGCAGTGCTGCTGAAAGATGACCTGcctgtgtctgtgtgtgtcagTCGTAGAGTTGTCTGATTATCGTTTGTTACAGAAATATCGACCATTGCCATAGTAATCAGGATCAATCAGGACGAGATAGCCCATTAACTTTAATAGTATATAACTCGAGGCATATTGATGGCAGAATATCAcaagaaaatatatgtaaacCGAATTTTAGATATACACATTGCCTTTAATTGCCTTTATCTAGTAAATgttaattcatatatatatatatatatatatatatatatatatatatatatatatatatatataagtgcatacactgttttaacatttaaacatcaaaagatgactaatttggactcatcctaaagtcataaccctgggttatgatcgaaattcaccattttttgtacatccttttctgctattcctaagtatgcatttagattttatacagtatcagcaaacttacacataaatactatatatatactaagttatatactaagtttggccccaccctggggtcagaacccttagtctggggatcatcaaatttacaattttggtagaggcttaaTTACcttctctacatcactatgcatttagtttttcttacacgtgtgcggttcttgagaagaagacttttgaaaattggtcaattttgggcattttttgtcCCATCCcaaaggccccaggggtgcaggaatcctgaaatttacaatttatgttcccctggttccaaatatgcttcatactaaattttattgattgattgattgaatattgtttaacatccctctcaagaatatttcactcatatggagacgtcatcactgccggtgaagagctgcaaaatttcggcctatgctcggcgctgagggcctttgagcagggagggatctttatcgtgccacacctgctgtgacacgggacctcggtttttacggtctcatccgaaggaccgcgccatttagtcgccttctacgacaagcaaggggtactgaggacctattctaacccggatccccatgggattactaaatttgaaaagaattggaatgatagttttcaagaagaagttaaaaatgtctattgttcacacatttaataactgaccattttggccccactctgataccaaaacccctacccctgggatcatcaaatttacaattttggcaaagaACTATcagttctttctaaatattcactTAGTTTCAACATAGtgtcaatagcactaaagaagatgttttttaagtgttttacacataaaaactatataccaagtttggttccgccctggggtcagaatccctaccccgggaatcatgaaatttacaattttggtagaggccttcctgctctccatcaccatgcatttagtttttcttacactgtacacgtgtgcggttcttgagaagaaggttttttgaaaattggtcaatttttggcagttgtTGCCCCcatccctaaggccccaggggtgctggattcctggaatttacaatttatatcccccttgtcctaaagatgcttcataccaaatttgaaaagaattggactggtagttatcaagaagttaaaatgttcaattgttaacgcacgacggacgacaaccaattgcaatagatcacctgagtttactcaagtgacctaaaaataaataaataagatccaaacaaacaaaacattcaCCAAACATCAATACAAACAGCAACCAAATCTTCAAAATGAACAAAACTCATTCATGCTTGTGTCATTAATGTTGTTCCTTACCAAATTTATAGGAACTGGACAGGTTCCCGCATGCTTGCTGAACCTCTTCACTGGTCCAACCGTGCGGGTAAATAGCAACACCTCCCCCTACAAGCAAACCtaagaacagagaaaaagaaattacaaagaTAATAGTATATTTCTTCCTGGCACTTGTATTGTCATTAAACTAGAGGAATCAAATATAAAATGCTTCACCAGTCGTGTGTTGGAGATTTCTATGTATAACAGGATATGCATGGGTCTGGTCCCTTACATATGAAATGTACAAAACAAAACGGCGGACGATGACGGACAAATTTTAATTAGAAAAGTCACTTGAGCCTTGAGGTCATGTGAGCTGATGCAAGACGAAATTTCCTTAGACCAATTATGTATCGGGCACCTTAAAACCAGGACATTATAAAGTGGTACAATGAACTGATGATGCTAAAACCATGAAAACAAATATCTACAAGTATTAACTGATTGTACTACAAATATCAACTGTAAGTTCTGAATAACAGACATTCATTTTTTATGTAGGGGCAGTATGGTGGTCTCTTATAAAGCGTGATGCGTTTCTCATTCGTTCGAGCATTTTCAACGGATTCACGAACGAACATAACTTGTGTCAAACTTATAGATTTGTCGGTGGAGCCCAAATGTAAGATGAAAGGTGGAAAATCAATGATCTAAGATCTACATGCAAACATTTAGACTGCGTACAATACGTAGGTCAACTagctatatataaaaaaaaaaaaaaaaaaaaaaaaaaaaagaagaacaccccccctcccacacacacacaattacCAGAATGAGACTCCGTTTTTTCGTATCATGCAGGTGTTAGAATTCCATTTCTTTTACATCTTCTTCTTTCCATTTCTTATTATtgcattatttatttcattcatttaaattGAAAACTCGTTAATGTATTCTTTCGTGTCAAGATTCGGAAAACTAACTTCTATAGATGGAagcttttttttctaaaatggtGAAAAGGACATTGGATCTGTACAAGGATTGATGCTACACGTGCATGGTTCTTCACCTGGTGACATATATAACTGGTGATTGCAAAAAACGGACAGGTGTAAATCACCGGTATACATCACTTgggttgttttattgtttacgGGCAAGTACGATATTTGTTAACCACAACGTTTTATAATCCTGGGATTGGTCACTTGGCCAAAATATAGGTGGTCATTGGGTTCTCTATACACTTGTGGTTTTTGGCATCGACACACCCACTTTCCCCCTTTCAACTCAATCAATCTTGTATTTCTTTGATCCAAACCGTTTACTGGTTTTGCTTAGCTTGGATCACAAAATGACACTCTTCACAAAGGGGTTATATAtctcattttcataaaaagttaaATCTTGTAAAGTTATTACTACCGGATATATAGCAAAAGAGATTGAAGTATTGTTGAATGGTCTATTGAACTATTGTTGAATGGTCTCCTGACGTTGGTAGAGTAAAACGTATGAGATAACCTTTAAGTATGTCAAACTTCAGGTGTATCAAATCCCCCTTCTTTATTAAATAAAATGACTGCCCTCAGCATTGATCGGATTTTCTCCTACGTCCCAGTATCTCCCTACAGATTATACGACAGGGACACTAGGTGACAGAGGACCAGGTGTTGTTGAACTTGTTTACACCAACCCACTAACCAGGTCAGTTTTACAGCCCCCCTGTTTATCATGTCATTACATAAACCCCTGTGTACATGTGCTAATACACAGAAGATAACATGAATGAAATTCCTAATGCACTGGTGCcaacattttctttgaatttgataaaattatcaGTATGGTGATGCCCTTACCACGAGGCGTGAAGATTACTTGCACGTTTTTGCCTGGGTTTTTTTCTGCTGCAGTTTAAAGAGTTCTGTGTTTTGTATTCGCATCATGACTCACAGTCTATTTTATTTTCTAACTCCAATTGCTGGTAGAAAATCTCTGAATCTTGGGcaaaaataaatcgataaaaAGTATGAATCACCAGTGCCGAGCGATGACAATTGTAGTCATTGTATATGACAGTCTAACATACAGACACCAGCAAACAGCTGTGCCGTCAATTTAGTTTCATAATATGTGATTTAGAGCGTGGTCGTACGTATTAACTTTTAATACCTAAAAGCAGGTGTCAAATTTTGTAAATTGCGCTTggtcattatttttatttataacaaAGATGTGCAGTTCATGATCAGAACCTCCAGatcaactctctctctctctctctctctctctctctctctctctctctcgttaaAGGACAAATTGTCATCTCCTTTATGTACAGATGTACTAACATATTGACAAATTTGATTGTTAGAATAGATTACATTTGTCctttaaaatagaaaacatttgTTAATAGTGCTATAATACGTACCCGAACACATCTGTAAAACACCTGCAATCCTAGCAATAAAAGGTGAAACTATTCCCCTGATACAAATCGCCAATATAGCAATTAAGGCTATTAGGACAGCCAGTCCACATCCGGCCCCCACCGCTACGGTAGCCACTTGCCACCATAAGCTGGGAATATCACTGAAACTCGAATATCGTCCACATTGCTCCACCATTTCAAATGCACCATCTAAGGTTCTTCGCGGGTAGTTACAGCGCCTGAACACACCGAAATACACCGGTATATCGTTCAGCTGTCCTTTCAACCAGTAAGGCATGTAAAATCCAAAACTGGCCCCTATCGCGGCCAGAAGGGACAACAAAGCCCAGAAAACCCCTATTCCTGAGAGCCTGGTCATCGCTAATTGTTGCCTCTGTGAGCGGCGCAACAGCTCTGTACGCCAAAGATCGCGCTGACTATCCGTACCAGTAATAAGAATTCCAGCTTCGCATTTAAGTTATTGAAGTTCATTCATGATTGCGCTTCGTTTGTGCGCTGTTTTATTGTTAATATAGATCATTATCCAATTTGTATAGGGGCATATATCGGAGCTCAGCTGAGAAAGCGCACGGCGAGGCGATGGTAGTCCCTCTACTTGTGGTGTCGATTAACCTCACCATACCGGCTGAGGTTTTCCAACAAAAGATTTCATGTCAAAGTCTACAGTCCTTGTAAAGAAAATGTCAACCTTAACTCTCGAGAAATCTCTCTATCATCCGTTTACCTCACGGCTGacgaaaatgaattaaatatgtTGAATACCTTTTTTCATAATAAGAAATCGATTGAGGTTTTAAAAACAGGTTGAATAAACAATTATTCAAAATCTTTCCTGTGAAGACCTTCGTTCAGGTAGAACGTAAATAATGCTATTATCCAAACACACGTATAACTGTTCCGTAACAAATGAAACAACACGGTAGAATTTTCTACACTGCATACGGTGGAAAAAGAGTCCCAGGCAATTTTGTGTATTGCTGTAATATTTTGAACCATGTCTTGATTCATTCCGATTTAAAGACCGCGTTTGATAACTCTTGACCCATATTGTACAAAATCTGATACCCTGTCGATTAAATCTGACAAGGAACAAGGATCTACACAACAGAATCCAGAAACAAAGGCGCGTTCAGATCCCACTGTCACGAATTAAGGCGTCTTCCGTATCTGTGTTATATCAGTTTCGACAAACCTTTGATTAATTCTGCATGCAAAGAAAACTGCAAATATACGCGCAGAGACAAGATTTacagaaagcaatctgaaattTTACTTAAGCTAGGGTATTTTCAAGAAAACACGTTCTTGCCATCAAGCGTAATGCGCACTACTCGCCTTcgttaaaactacatgtacgtaGACCAGAATCTTGAGGAAGAAGATTTAATGATACCTGCA
Coding sequences:
- the LOC125659403 gene encoding LHFPL tetraspan subfamily member 6 protein-like, yielding MTRLSGIGVFWALLSLLAAIGASFGFYMPYWLKGQLNDIPVYFGVFRRCNYPRRTLDGAFEMVEQCGRYSSFSDIPSLWWQVATVAVGAGCGLAVLIALIAILAICIRGIVSPFIARIAGVLQMCSGLLVGGGVAIYPHGWTSEEVQQACGNLSSSYKFGTCTFYWAFYLTAGGAALTLFAAMFSCCASTPKRDRPYADV